The genomic interval GTGATTTTGCTTGCCAGTTTGTGTTGTTTCTGGCATGAAGTGCAGATAGGACAGTTATGCTGTCCTATTTTTGTGTCTGGCAGGATTGCCGCCGAGGGGCTGACGTCATACCGCTTTGGGTCTATAATGGCCTTTTCGGACGACGGAAAGCTTCCGCGTCTGATCAGTCAGGACACGGCCGGTCGGTTTTCCATGACGGTTGTTCATGGTTTCCGCTTCGGACTTAAGTGAAATTGATGGCAGGCTGAAGAAGGATGATCGTCCTGGCTCGCCTGTGTGCCCCGGCTTCGCCTGCATCCGGCAGGATTTTAGGAGATCTTGAATGACGAAGATGACGCCCATAGCGCTTGATGGTGCACCGGTCACTGAGCTTGCCTCCGTGGCGACCGAAGCCAAAGCAGCTACCGGTCGTCGCCCCAAACGTCAGGGTCTTTACGATCCCCGCAACGAACACGATGCCTGCGGCGTCGGCTTCATCGCCCATATGAAGGGCGAGAAGTCGCACCAGATCGTGCGCGACGGGTTGTTCATCCTGGAAAACCTCACCCATCGCGGCGCTGTCGGCGCCGATCCGCTGATGGGCGATGGTGCCGGCATGCTGATGCAGATTCCCGACCGCTTCTTCCGCGAGGAAATGGCGAAGGAGGGCGTCACCCTGCCGAAGGTCGGCGAATATGCCGTTGGCTACTTCTTCATGCCGCGCGACGAGGCGCGGATCGCCCACTACAAGTCGATCATCGAGAAGGTGATCGTCGATGAGGGGCAGAGCTTCCTCGGCTTCCGCGAAGTGCCGGTCGACAATGCATCGCTGTCGAAGGCGCCGGATATCGCCGCCACCGAACCCTATCACCTGCAGGTCTTCATCGGCGCCGGCCAGCGCGCCCATTCGCAGCAGGAATTCGAGCGCCGTCTGTTCGTGCTGCGCAAGGTGATCTCGAACACGATCTTCTCCGAAAGCCCGGAGGCGACCGAGGATTTCTATGCCGTGTCGATGTCGTCCTCGACCATCGTCTACAAGGGCATGTTCCTCGCCTATCAGGTCGGGGCATATTACAAGGATCTGTCCGATCCACGGTTCGAATCGGCCGTCGCCCTCGTCCATCAGCGGTTTTCGACCAACACCTTCCCGTCCTGGAAGCTGTCGCACCCCTATCGCATGGTCGCCCATAACGGCGAGATCAACACGCTGCGCGGCAACGTCAACTGGATGGCGGCCCGTCAGGCCTCGGTGTCCTCGCCGCTGTTCGGCGAGGATATCTCCAAGCTGTGGCCGATTTCCTATGAGGGCCAGTCGGATACGGCCTGTTTCGACAATGCGCTCGAATTCCTGGTTCAGGGCGGCTATTCCATGGCGCATGCCGTGATGATGCTGATCCCGGAAGCCTGGGCCGGCAACCTGTCGATGAGCCCGGAACGCAAGGCGTTCTACGAATATCATGCCTCGCTGATGGAGCCGTGGGACGGCCCCGCAGCCGTCGCCTTCACCGATGGCCGTCAGATCGGCGCGACGCTGGACCGTAACGGCCTTCGCCCGGCGCGCTATCTGATCACCAAGGATGACCGGATCATCATGGCCTCGGAAGCGGGCGTGCTGCCGGTGGAAGAGGAAAACATCGTTGCCAAGTGGCGGCTCCAGCCCGGCAAGATGCTGTTGATCGACATGGACAAGGGCCGGATTATCTCCGATGAGGAGATCAAGTCGGAACTTGCCGGCATGCACCCCTATCAGGACTGGCTCGGCCGCACCCAGCTCATTCTGGAAGACCTGAACCCGGTGGAGCCCCGTGCTCTGCGCCGCGACGTGTCGCTGCTCGATCGCCAGCAGGCCTTCGGCTACACCCAGGAAGATACCAAGATCCTGATGTCGCCGATGGCGACCACCGGTCAGGAAGCGATTGGCTCGATGGGCACCGACACGCCGATCTCGGCGATGTCGGACAAGTCGAAGCTGCTCTACACCTATTTCAAGCAGAACTTCGCCCAGGTCACCAACCCGCCGATCGACCCGATCCGCGAGGAACTGGTGATGAGCTTGGTCTCGTTCATCGGCCCGCGTCCGAACATTCTTGATCACGAGGGCGCCTCGCGCGAGAAGCGTCTGGAAGTGCGCCAGCCGATCCTGACCAATGGCGATCTCGAAAAGATCCGCTCGATCGGCCATACCGAGGACCGGTTCGACACCAAGACGCTCGACATCACCTATGGCGTCGAACAGGGCGCGGAAGGCATGCCGGCGATGATCGACCGGCTGTGCGAGCGGGCGGAAGCCGCCGTGCGCGGCGGTTACAACATCATCGTTCTGTCGGACCGCCAGATCGGCCCGGACCGGATCGCGATCCCAGCGCTGCTGGCGACCGCCGCCGTGCACCACCACCTGATCCGCAAGGGTCTTCGCACCTCGGTCGGCCTCGTGGTGGAATCGGGCGAGCCGCGCGAAATCCATCACTTCTGCTGTCTTGCGGGCTATGGCGCGGAGGCGATCAACCCCTATCTCGCCTTCGACACGCTTGCCGACATGCACGCCAAGGGCCTGTTCCCGCAGGAGGTCGATGCCGGCGAGGTGGTCTATCGCTTCATCAAGGCGGTCGGCAAGGGCATGCTCAAGGTCATGTCCAAGATGGGCATTTCGACCTATCAGTCCTATTGCGGTGCGCAGATTTTCGACGCGATCGGCCTGTCTTCGGAATTCGTCGAGAAGTTCTTCTTCGGAACCGCCTCGATGATCGAGGGCGTCGGCCTGACCGAGGTGGCGGAAGAAACCGTGGCGCGGCATGCGTCCGCCTTCGGCAAGGACCCGGTATTGTCCTCAACGCTCGATATCGGCGGCGAATATGCCTACCGCATGCGCGGCGAGGCCCATGCCTGGACGCCGGATGCAGTGGCCGAGCTGCAACATGCCGTGCGCGGCAATGCCCGCGATCGCTATGATGCGTTCGCGAAGATGGAAAACGCCACCGCGCTGCGCATGAACACGATCCGCGGCCTGTTCCGCATCAAGAATGCCAGCGAGATCGGCCGCAAGCCGGTGCCGCTCGAAAATGTCGAGCCGGCGTCGGAAATCGTCAAGCGGTTCTCGACCGGGGCGATGTCGTTCGGCTCGATCTCGCGCGAGGCCCACACCACGCTCGCGATTGCTATGAACCAAATCGGCGGCAAGTCGAACACCGGCGAGGGCGGCGAGGAATCGGATCGCTATCTGAAGCTGCCCGATGGCT from Martelella mediterranea DSM 17316 carries:
- the gltB gene encoding glutamate synthase large subunit, whose product is MTKMTPIALDGAPVTELASVATEAKAATGRRPKRQGLYDPRNEHDACGVGFIAHMKGEKSHQIVRDGLFILENLTHRGAVGADPLMGDGAGMLMQIPDRFFREEMAKEGVTLPKVGEYAVGYFFMPRDEARIAHYKSIIEKVIVDEGQSFLGFREVPVDNASLSKAPDIAATEPYHLQVFIGAGQRAHSQQEFERRLFVLRKVISNTIFSESPEATEDFYAVSMSSSTIVYKGMFLAYQVGAYYKDLSDPRFESAVALVHQRFSTNTFPSWKLSHPYRMVAHNGEINTLRGNVNWMAARQASVSSPLFGEDISKLWPISYEGQSDTACFDNALEFLVQGGYSMAHAVMMLIPEAWAGNLSMSPERKAFYEYHASLMEPWDGPAAVAFTDGRQIGATLDRNGLRPARYLITKDDRIIMASEAGVLPVEEENIVAKWRLQPGKMLLIDMDKGRIISDEEIKSELAGMHPYQDWLGRTQLILEDLNPVEPRALRRDVSLLDRQQAFGYTQEDTKILMSPMATTGQEAIGSMGTDTPISAMSDKSKLLYTYFKQNFAQVTNPPIDPIREELVMSLVSFIGPRPNILDHEGASREKRLEVRQPILTNGDLEKIRSIGHTEDRFDTKTLDITYGVEQGAEGMPAMIDRLCERAEAAVRGGYNIIVLSDRQIGPDRIAIPALLATAAVHHHLIRKGLRTSVGLVVESGEPREIHHFCCLAGYGAEAINPYLAFDTLADMHAKGLFPQEVDAGEVVYRFIKAVGKGMLKVMSKMGISTYQSYCGAQIFDAIGLSSEFVEKFFFGTASMIEGVGLTEVAEETVARHASAFGKDPVLSSTLDIGGEYAYRMRGEAHAWTPDAVAELQHAVRGNARDRYDAFAKMENATALRMNTIRGLFRIKNASEIGRKPVPLENVEPASEIVKRFSTGAMSFGSISREAHTTLAIAMNQIGGKSNTGEGGEESDRYLKLPDGSYPRERSAIKQIASGRFGVTAEYLVNADMLQIKVAQGAKPGEGGQLPGHKVDATIAKTRHSTPGVGLISPPPHHDIYSIEDLAQLIYDLKNVNPTADVSVKLVSEVGVGTVAAGVAKARADHITISGFDGGTGASPLTSLKHAGSPWEIGLAETQQTLVLNGLRSRIALQVDGGLKTGRDVLIGAMLGADEFGFSTAPLIAAGCIMMRKCHLNTCPVGVATQDPVLRKRFKGAPEHVVNYFFFVAEELRELLAELGFTSLNDVIGAVEYLDKDEAIAHWKSKGLDFSKIFHKVEAPKEATFWTERQKHPIDDILDRKLIAEAMPALENKEKVTIETTIKNVDRSAGAMLSGEVAKRWNEKGLKEDTITVKLTGTAGQSFGAFLANGVTFDLVGDGNDYVGKGLSGGKIIIRPPENTPVVPEESIIVGNTVLYGATAGECYFHGVAGERFAVRNSGAAAVVEGVGDHGCEYMTGGIVVVLGQTGRNFAAGMSGGVAYVLDEDGGFADRCNMAMVMLEPVPEEDDMLEKLHHHGGDIMHKGRVDVSGDMTRHDEERLVRLITNHLLYTGSGRAKAILDDWAHYRPMFRKVMPVEYRRALEEMERMRMGVAAE